The following proteins are encoded in a genomic region of Sphingobium sp. Cam5-1:
- a CDS encoding type II restriction endonuclease, with amino-acid sequence MGERGLAEFELLARQLIQRWKEDPNATYQSWFLWDERIKNFRSIRRGLAQVVAEIEAGRFGVVYRGSSLETVVHSVAEQRQIFKGADHAFLWKPKLRIPDIYENLANQRAFGRLLDHCACCDTAEEIIAGIHTIDRLNIKGLGPAVANLLYFLHPTLVPPFNTAIVNGYNKLTGGKVKLGSWQHFLAMRSGVLDLNERFRDLLSNDLGAIGGLLFDIGSGRYPAPPRDEEDQTVGSWAARLEQARAEAQTLNKALQKQGESDRTHSEIQAWLRDIGRALGYDIWIASNDRGRLHDGVRLGDGCLESLPASISTSTGADAIRLIDVLWLERGGDRVTAAFEVEHSTSIYSGIVRMLDLALSGSELHATAGLFLVAPDARESEVRAQLARPAFSRIADLEIAYLPYGELERHREAIARFGSGLKAIKAISRALP; translated from the coding sequence GTGGGGGAACGGGGTTTGGCGGAATTTGAATTGCTTGCGCGGCAACTAATCCAACGATGGAAGGAAGACCCCAACGCGACCTATCAAAGCTGGTTTCTTTGGGACGAGCGCATCAAAAACTTCCGTTCGATCCGGCGTGGTCTGGCTCAGGTAGTGGCAGAGATCGAAGCCGGTCGGTTTGGCGTGGTGTATCGGGGCTCTTCGCTGGAAACGGTCGTTCATTCAGTCGCGGAGCAGAGGCAGATATTCAAAGGCGCTGACCATGCGTTTCTCTGGAAGCCCAAATTGCGCATCCCTGACATCTATGAAAATCTAGCGAACCAACGCGCGTTCGGCCGGTTGCTCGATCACTGCGCCTGTTGCGACACTGCCGAAGAAATCATTGCAGGTATTCACACGATCGATCGGCTGAACATCAAGGGGCTTGGGCCAGCAGTCGCCAATCTCCTCTATTTCCTGCATCCGACCCTCGTGCCGCCGTTCAATACGGCGATCGTCAACGGCTATAACAAGCTGACCGGCGGCAAGGTGAAGCTCGGAAGCTGGCAGCATTTCCTCGCGATGCGCTCAGGTGTGCTGGACCTGAACGAACGGTTTCGCGATCTGCTGTCGAACGATCTCGGCGCGATTGGCGGCCTCCTGTTCGATATCGGCTCGGGCCGTTACCCGGCGCCGCCGCGCGACGAGGAAGACCAGACGGTTGGATCTTGGGCGGCGCGTCTCGAACAGGCCAGGGCCGAGGCGCAAACGCTCAACAAGGCGCTTCAGAAACAGGGAGAGAGCGATCGAACCCATTCGGAAATCCAGGCCTGGCTCCGCGATATAGGCCGTGCGTTGGGCTACGATATCTGGATAGCATCCAACGATCGGGGGCGACTTCACGATGGCGTGCGCTTGGGGGACGGGTGTCTCGAGAGCCTGCCAGCTTCAATTTCAACATCGACCGGCGCTGATGCCATCCGCCTTATCGATGTGCTTTGGCTCGAGCGAGGCGGGGACCGAGTCACGGCCGCCTTCGAAGTCGAGCATTCGACGTCGATTTATTCGGGCATCGTCCGGATGCTCGACCTTGCCTTGAGCGGGAGCGAACTGCACGCCACAGCCGGACTTTTCCTTGTGGCCCCCGATGCACGGGAGAGCGAAGTGCGGGCACAGCTCGCGCGGCCAGCATTCAGTCGCATCGCAGATCTTGAGATTGCCTATCTTCCCTATGGCGAGCTCGAGCGCCACAGAGAGGCGATTGCCCGGTTCGGTTCGGGCCTTAAAGCAATCAAGGCCATATCGCGTGCTTTGCCGTAA
- the copD gene encoding copper homeostasis membrane protein CopD, whose amino-acid sequence MPDIIAIAVRLGLYLDLMLLFGLPMFGLYTLRGAERASGSVLRFRSVLATIALAGIVLSILGMIALAASMGGVPVDQVDRATVSLLISGTAIGTVWQVRVAALLLVLYFSIVGWRRPAFALWSVSVTAAIALATLAWTGHGAADEGLWGWIHLGADITHLLAAGIWIGALSALCLLIFRPAARMAIDHVHLSHRALDGFAKVGSIVVGLLILSGFINSWILVGPSNLAALFTSLYGVLLAVKLVLFGAMLFLAAANRFFLTPALAGAIETGDISSAIGSLRRSLIVESGCALTILALVAWLGLLAPPASGM is encoded by the coding sequence GTGCCGGACATCATCGCGATTGCGGTCAGGCTAGGGCTTTATCTCGATCTCATGCTGCTTTTCGGGTTGCCGATGTTCGGCCTATATACGTTACGCGGGGCCGAGCGAGCATCCGGCTCGGTCCTGCGCTTTCGCTCGGTTTTGGCGACGATCGCGCTCGCCGGCATCGTATTATCGATCTTGGGCATGATAGCCTTGGCGGCCTCGATGGGCGGTGTGCCGGTCGATCAAGTGGACCGCGCCACTGTCAGTCTTTTGATATCGGGCACAGCGATCGGCACCGTCTGGCAAGTGCGGGTGGCAGCACTCTTACTGGTCCTGTACTTTTCCATTGTAGGGTGGCGACGCCCTGCATTCGCCCTCTGGTCAGTTTCAGTAACGGCAGCGATCGCTCTCGCGACTTTGGCCTGGACTGGTCACGGCGCAGCTGATGAAGGGTTGTGGGGATGGATCCATCTTGGCGCCGACATCACTCATCTGTTGGCCGCAGGCATATGGATTGGAGCGCTCTCCGCCCTGTGCCTGCTCATTTTTCGCCCAGCGGCCCGCATGGCAATCGATCATGTCCATCTGTCTCACCGGGCGTTGGATGGCTTCGCAAAGGTAGGATCGATCGTCGTGGGTCTGCTCATCCTGTCAGGCTTCATCAACAGTTGGATCTTGGTAGGACCGTCCAACCTGGCGGCGCTTTTTACGAGCCTCTACGGCGTGTTGCTGGCAGTGAAACTGGTGCTGTTCGGCGCGATGCTGTTCTTGGCCGCCGCTAATCGCTTCTTCCTCACCCCTGCCTTGGCGGGAGCGATCGAAACTGGGGACATATCATCGGCGATCGGGTCACTTCGCCGCAGTCTCATTGTCGAGAGCGGCTGTGCGCTCACCATTCTCGCGCTTGTTGCCTGGTTGGGATTATTGGCCCCCCCTGCTTCGGGGATGTAG
- the copC gene encoding copper homeostasis periplasmic binding protein CopC, protein MFRKTAFAVAMAASVLAATAVQAHPKLNSANPAANAVGASPTRIQLVFSEALVAQFSGIDLTMTEMPGMKMGPMKMNGVTTTVAADGKTLVATLAKPLPVGTYKVDYHVVSTDTHRIQGSYTFKVQ, encoded by the coding sequence ATGTTTCGTAAAACAGCTTTCGCCGTCGCCATGGCGGCGTCCGTCCTCGCCGCTACCGCTGTTCAGGCACACCCCAAGCTCAACAGCGCAAACCCGGCAGCCAATGCCGTCGGCGCATCCCCAACGAGGATCCAACTCGTCTTTTCCGAGGCGCTGGTCGCGCAGTTCTCCGGGATCGACCTGACGATGACCGAAATGCCCGGCATGAAGATGGGGCCGATGAAGATGAATGGCGTCACGACGACCGTGGCTGCAGATGGCAAGACGCTCGTAGCCACGCTTGCCAAGCCGCTGCCGGTTGGAACCTACAAGGTCGACTATCACGTCGTCTCTACCGACACCCATCGCATTCAGGGCAGCTATACCTTCAAGGTCCAGTAA